One window of the Tetragenococcus koreensis genome contains the following:
- a CDS encoding AEC family transporter — MLTAYLNILVIFLLMFVGYFLSYKQWFSNRTADVFSKLVLNLALPFNMFLTITDNFSKDEFLSLFRGMIIPIFSMLLTLLLSLGYRRLFHVKKSRKGTFNTIFTCSNTIFIGLPINLAIFGEKAVPYVLLYYIVNTSIFWTLGIYFIALDDPNIKEATVAFHPLVALKKVFSPALLGFLIGLGWMLLNIKVPGFIADFGHYLADLTTPLSMFVIGIIVYFHGIKNLKLNKDIIGVLLGRYLFSPLIVWLLGQWIAVPTLMLQVFMIQAAMPVQNSIPILARNYHADEEFAASSLGYSVLLYLLYIPFLLQVIYMV, encoded by the coding sequence TTGCTAACAGCCTATTTAAATATTTTAGTCATTTTTTTACTGATGTTTGTTGGCTACTTTTTATCTTACAAACAATGGTTTTCTAATCGTACGGCAGATGTTTTTTCAAAGCTCGTATTAAACTTAGCTTTGCCTTTTAATATGTTTTTGACCATTACAGATAATTTTTCAAAAGATGAATTTTTATCGCTTTTTCGAGGAATGATTATCCCCATCTTTTCAATGCTTTTAACTCTGCTTTTAAGTTTGGGTTATCGTCGTCTATTTCATGTCAAAAAATCACGCAAAGGCACTTTTAACACAATCTTTACTTGTTCAAATACCATTTTTATTGGTTTACCAATCAATTTAGCTATTTTTGGTGAAAAAGCTGTTCCTTATGTATTATTGTATTATATTGTTAATACATCAATTTTTTGGACGTTAGGGATTTATTTTATTGCGCTTGATGATCCAAATATTAAAGAGGCAACTGTCGCATTTCACCCTTTAGTTGCGCTCAAAAAAGTGTTTTCTCCCGCGTTATTAGGATTTTTAATTGGTTTGGGTTGGATGTTATTAAACATTAAAGTGCCTGGATTCATTGCTGATTTTGGTCATTATCTAGCGGATTTGACCACTCCTTTATCAATGTTTGTCATAGGTATTATCGTCTATTTTCATGGCATTAAAAACCTTAAACTAAATAAAGATATTATCGGAGTATTGCTGGGTCGTTATCTATTTTCACCTTTGATTGTCTGGTTGTTAGGACAGTGGATTGCCGTTCCTACCTTAATGTTACAAGTATTTATGATTCAAGCTGCAATGCCAGTACAAAATTCCATCCCCATATTAGCGCGTAACTATCATGCAGATGAAGAATTTGCGGCTTCCAGTTTAGGATATTCAGTTTTACTTTATTTACTCTATATTCCATTTTTACTACAAGTTATTTATATGGTCTAA
- a CDS encoding TrmH family RNA methyltransferase, whose protein sequence is MKEIRAAKNNKIKELKKLQQRKYRSQSEVYLLEGFHLVEEAAKANAEIKEVYLDERGLQLWQEWVERCQLDYYLLSDEAMKAISELPTPQGIVALIKKVDAQPVDFSGKWLLLDNIQDPGNVGTIVRTADAAGFDGIFLGIGTADRYSGKVLRSMQGSQFHLPIFNGDLNETIPEFKKIHSKVYGTKVDETALSYTQVESSPSFALILGNEGQGVAEEILQMTDQNLYIPIYGAAESLNVGVAAGILMYALV, encoded by the coding sequence GTGAAAGAGATCCGGGCAGCAAAAAATAACAAAATTAAAGAATTAAAAAAACTTCAGCAAAGAAAATATCGTAGCCAATCAGAGGTTTATTTGTTAGAAGGTTTTCATTTGGTGGAGGAAGCGGCAAAAGCTAACGCAGAGATTAAAGAAGTCTATCTTGACGAACGTGGCTTACAATTATGGCAAGAATGGGTTGAGCGTTGTCAGCTTGATTATTATTTACTTTCTGATGAGGCAATGAAAGCTATATCTGAATTGCCTACGCCTCAAGGAATCGTTGCGTTGATTAAAAAAGTAGACGCACAGCCAGTTGATTTTTCGGGGAAATGGTTATTACTAGATAATATACAAGACCCTGGCAATGTGGGCACCATTGTACGTACGGCAGATGCAGCGGGGTTTGATGGCATTTTTCTAGGCATAGGGACCGCTGATAGGTATAGTGGCAAAGTTTTACGTAGTATGCAAGGCAGCCAATTTCATCTACCGATTTTCAACGGGGATTTAAACGAAACGATTCCTGAATTCAAAAAAATTCACAGTAAAGTTTATGGAACAAAAGTAGATGAAACAGCTTTATCTTACACACAAGTTGAGTCAAGTCCTTCATTTGCACTTATTTTAGGAAATGAAGGCCAAGGGGTCGCAGAAGAAATTCTTCAAATGACCGATCAGAACTTATATATCCCTATATATGGCGCCGCTGAATCGCTTAATGTCGGCGTTGCAGCAGGAATTTTGATGTATGCTTTGGTTTGA
- the yidC gene encoding membrane protein insertase YidC, with protein sequence MNKIKKWLVTSGLLGMMITLSGCVKRLDDGSPDPSGLIYRFLVNPLGSFLTYMADNWGLGFGWAIIVLTIIIRCILMPLMINQSRKSMFQSEKMQYLKPQIDIAQKNMKQANTQEEQMQAQKEMQEVYKENNVSMLGGIGCLPLLIQMPIFSALFFTTRYTPGIESSTFLGMSLGERSLTLVVIAGLAYVAQSFISMIGMPPEQKKQMRSMMIVSPMMIVFVSLSSPAGVTLYWVVGGFIGCVQTFITNVLMKPRIKKQIAKEMEENPPKTVVTQRTDVTPSTESDQKPAAKPKSANTNKNRNRNAGKQQYHKN encoded by the coding sequence ATGAATAAAATTAAAAAATGGCTAGTTACTTCTGGTCTTTTAGGGATGATGATCACACTTAGCGGTTGTGTTAAACGACTGGATGATGGTTCTCCTGATCCTAGCGGTCTCATTTATCGTTTTTTAGTTAACCCATTAGGTAGTTTTTTAACGTATATGGCAGATAACTGGGGCTTAGGCTTTGGCTGGGCAATCATAGTTTTGACGATTATTATTCGCTGTATTTTAATGCCGTTAATGATCAATCAGTCACGTAAATCAATGTTTCAGTCAGAAAAAATGCAATATCTGAAACCACAAATTGATATTGCTCAAAAAAATATGAAACAAGCAAATACGCAAGAAGAACAAATGCAAGCGCAAAAAGAAATGCAAGAGGTATACAAAGAAAACAATGTTAGCATGTTAGGTGGCATTGGTTGCTTACCGTTGTTGATTCAAATGCCGATCTTTTCTGCTTTGTTTTTTACAACTCGTTATACACCTGGAATTGAGTCATCTACCTTTCTTGGTATGAGTTTAGGAGAACGTAGTTTAACGCTAGTTGTGATTGCCGGGTTGGCCTATGTCGCTCAATCATTTATTTCAATGATTGGTATGCCCCCTGAGCAAAAGAAACAAATGCGTAGCATGATGATTGTTTCGCCGATGATGATCGTATTTGTGTCTCTTTCTTCACCTGCAGGAGTTACGTTGTACTGGGTTGTTGGTGGTTTTATCGGTTGTGTTCAAACATTTATTACCAATGTTTTAATGAAACCGCGAATCAAGAAGCAAATTGCAAAAGAAATGGAAGAAAATCCACCAAAAACAGTCGTTACTCAGCGAACGGATGTTACACCTTCAACTGAAAGTGATCAAAAACCGGCTGCAAAACCGAAGTCAGCTAATACAAATAAAAATAGAAACAGAAATGCTGGTAAACAGCAGTATCATAAAAATTAA
- a CDS encoding acylphosphatase, with protein MRKVRITVEGRVQGVGFRYSTKMVADELGITGVVRNEMDGSVSMEACGEDNAMERFIQRVKESPSPAGKVSNVKVEDDPSIKERKKFIAN; from the coding sequence ATGAGAAAAGTTCGAATTACAGTCGAAGGCCGTGTGCAAGGCGTAGGTTTTCGTTATTCTACTAAAATGGTTGCTGATGAGTTAGGCATTACCGGTGTAGTAAGAAACGAAATGGATGGTTCGGTATCAATGGAAGCTTGTGGTGAAGATAATGCGATGGAACGCTTTATCCAAAGAGTCAAAGAATCGCCTTCTCCAGCAGGTAAGGTTTCTAATGTCAAAGTTGAAGATGATCCATCCATTAAAGAACGTAAAAAGTTTATCGCAAATTAA
- the glyS gene encoding glycine--tRNA ligase subunit beta: MSENLIVEIGLEEMPAYVVDSSILQFEEKTKQFLQENHLSFTEINTFSTPRRLAIQVVDLAEKQADTQEEVKGPAKKIALDENGDWSKAAQGFVRGQGLTTEDIYFKEIKGTEYVHVTKHTTGKKALDVLAGLKDVITSLSFPVTMHWNKFDFEYVRPIRWLVALLGDQVVPFKILDVTTDRMTYGHRFLGKQVELANADAYEEQLQEQFVIANRFKRQALITDQIQKIADEYHWQIDIDEDLLAEVNNLVEYPTAFVGDFADKYLSLPDEVLITSMKEHQRYFDVKTSEGKLLPHFISVRNGNQTKIENVAQGNEKVLVARLEDAEFFYQEDQNLTIDECVEKLKNVTFHEKIGSMYEKMQRVQADAQIIGEHVGLSAEELSDLQRAAQIYKFDLVTNMVDEFPELQGIMGEKYALLKGERPEVAQAIREHYMPISSEGELPASNIGAVLAIADKLDSVLSFFAAGLKPKSSSDPYALRRQTYGIVRILADKNWSFPFAALQQKIEETINQNERRYGIHLEDQAAEVRNFLKGRLRQFLLAKEYRHDVIDAVIDAEQEDIHQLFEAAHTLGKHLYDEDFKPSIEALTRVMNLGQKDSSETEINPALFENEVEQSLYQAVKEVEEKFPTQTVEESYQALTSLRPLIEDYFDQTMVMVDDEAVRNNRLAQLRKISKMALAVASLKDLVTK, encoded by the coding sequence ATGTCGGAAAATTTAATAGTTGAAATTGGATTAGAAGAAATGCCAGCTTATGTGGTTGATTCAAGTATTTTACAATTTGAAGAGAAAACAAAACAATTTTTACAAGAAAATCACTTGTCTTTTACTGAAATAAACACTTTTTCAACCCCTAGACGCTTAGCCATTCAGGTGGTTGATTTAGCAGAAAAGCAAGCAGATACTCAAGAAGAAGTAAAAGGTCCTGCTAAAAAAATCGCACTGGATGAAAACGGCGATTGGAGTAAAGCTGCACAAGGTTTTGTACGTGGACAAGGATTGACAACCGAAGACATTTACTTTAAAGAAATAAAAGGCACAGAATATGTCCATGTAACGAAACACACCACAGGGAAGAAAGCACTGGATGTACTCGCGGGTTTAAAAGATGTGATTACCAGTTTGTCATTCCCCGTGACTATGCATTGGAATAAATTCGATTTCGAATATGTCCGTCCTATTCGTTGGCTAGTTGCATTGTTGGGTGATCAAGTAGTGCCATTTAAAATTTTAGATGTTACAACAGATCGAATGACTTATGGCCATCGCTTTTTAGGGAAACAAGTTGAACTAGCAAATGCAGATGCATACGAAGAACAACTGCAAGAACAATTTGTCATTGCCAATCGTTTTAAACGCCAAGCGTTAATCACCGACCAAATTCAAAAAATTGCAGATGAGTATCATTGGCAAATTGATATTGACGAAGATTTGTTAGCTGAAGTGAACAACTTGGTTGAATATCCGACTGCATTTGTTGGGGATTTTGCGGATAAATATTTAAGTCTTCCAGACGAAGTATTGATTACTTCCATGAAAGAACATCAACGTTATTTTGATGTGAAAACGTCAGAAGGTAAACTTTTACCACATTTCATCTCGGTTAGAAACGGCAATCAAACGAAAATCGAAAATGTCGCTCAAGGAAATGAAAAAGTCTTAGTGGCTCGTTTAGAGGATGCGGAATTCTTTTATCAGGAAGACCAAAATCTGACGATTGACGAATGTGTAGAAAAATTAAAAAATGTTACTTTCCATGAAAAAATTGGTTCGATGTATGAAAAAATGCAGCGGGTACAAGCCGATGCTCAAATCATCGGTGAGCATGTAGGATTAAGTGCTGAAGAGTTGTCTGATTTGCAACGTGCAGCTCAAATTTATAAATTCGATCTAGTGACTAATATGGTGGATGAATTTCCTGAACTCCAAGGAATTATGGGCGAAAAATATGCTCTATTAAAAGGGGAAAGGCCAGAGGTAGCTCAAGCGATTCGTGAACATTACATGCCCATTTCTAGTGAAGGAGAACTGCCAGCTTCTAACATCGGAGCGGTCTTAGCAATTGCTGATAAGTTGGATAGCGTACTTTCCTTTTTTGCTGCTGGATTGAAACCAAAAAGTTCTAGCGACCCTTATGCGTTAAGACGGCAAACATATGGGATCGTACGAATTTTGGCTGATAAAAATTGGTCATTTCCTTTTGCTGCATTGCAACAAAAAATCGAAGAAACGATTAATCAAAATGAAAGACGCTATGGTATTCATCTGGAAGATCAAGCTGCTGAAGTTCGCAACTTCTTAAAGGGACGTTTACGTCAGTTTTTATTGGCTAAAGAATATCGTCATGATGTAATTGATGCAGTCATTGATGCAGAACAAGAAGATATCCATCAGTTATTTGAAGCAGCTCATACATTAGGAAAACACTTATATGATGAAGATTTCAAACCTTCGATTGAAGCATTGACTCGGGTAATGAATTTAGGTCAAAAAGACTCCAGCGAAACTGAAATCAATCCTGCTTTATTTGAAAATGAGGTAGAACAAAGCTTATATCAAGCGGTCAAAGAAGTTGAAGAAAAATTCCCAACACAGACGGTTGAAGAAAGCTACCAAGCTTTGACGAGTCTGCGTCCATTGATTGAAGATTATTTTGATCAAACGATGGTAATGGTTGATGATGAAGCAGTTCGCAATAACCGTTTAGCGCAATTAAGAAAGATTTCAAAAATGGCACTTGCTGTAGCCAGTTTGAAGGATTTAGTAACAAAATAA